A single window of Archangium gephyra DNA harbors:
- a CDS encoding mannosyltransferase, whose amino-acid sequence MPALIAVAQLGRIHPDEVYQLLEPAWFRAHGYGVLAWEWHAGLRNWAMPGLAAWLLRLADVLGLTHPVAYRTLIAVPQVALHGWMLWATYRYAERRAGRSGGLFALFAVGLYGPVLVFAGRTLGESLSTAFLVVALEALDRTERPVRAGLVGGLALGLAVVARYGSAVVVLAALVWLAAAWRWRVLAFACLGGLLVALGLGALDWATWGKPFHSFFAYVDFNVLSGQAARQFGASPPGFYLWPFLSGLPLWLWAVLPVGLSSLRRRLALPLPLFCAGAYLFAITTTAHKEERFLYPALVLLTLAAAPALAALVLGRESARSRWGWGAVALATTLLAGHFFPPVDPRGDQFRAIVKATRGEGARGLLIVNEGLWGAGGFFYVGKNIPWSTCDWPHDANFQAAMRDRRFNRAVTFEGRALAELQAAGFQVVGQVGRETVLARD is encoded by the coding sequence TTGCCCGCGCTCATCGCGGTGGCGCAGCTCGGGCGCATCCACCCGGACGAGGTGTACCAGTTGCTCGAGCCGGCCTGGTTCCGTGCCCACGGCTATGGGGTGCTGGCCTGGGAGTGGCACGCGGGCCTGCGCAACTGGGCGATGCCCGGACTGGCCGCGTGGCTGTTGCGGCTGGCGGACGTGCTGGGACTCACGCACCCGGTGGCGTACCGGACGTTGATCGCCGTGCCGCAGGTGGCGCTGCACGGGTGGATGTTGTGGGCCACGTATCGCTACGCCGAGCGCCGGGCGGGACGCTCGGGGGGCCTCTTCGCCCTGTTCGCCGTGGGCCTCTATGGGCCCGTGCTCGTCTTCGCGGGCCGCACGCTGGGCGAGTCCCTCTCCACCGCCTTCCTCGTGGTGGCGCTGGAGGCACTGGACCGGACGGAGCGCCCGGTGCGCGCGGGCCTGGTGGGCGGACTGGCGCTGGGACTGGCGGTGGTGGCGCGATACGGCTCGGCGGTGGTGGTGCTGGCGGCGCTCGTCTGGCTGGCGGCGGCCTGGCGCTGGCGGGTGCTCGCCTTCGCGTGCCTCGGGGGACTGCTCGTCGCGCTGGGCCTGGGCGCCCTCGATTGGGCAACGTGGGGCAAGCCCTTCCATTCCTTCTTCGCCTACGTGGACTTCAACGTCCTCTCCGGGCAGGCCGCGAGGCAGTTCGGCGCTTCACCGCCGGGCTTCTACCTGTGGCCCTTCCTCTCCGGGTTGCCCCTCTGGCTCTGGGCCGTGTTGCCCGTGGGGCTGTCCTCGCTGCGCCGGCGGCTCGCGCTCCCACTTCCGCTCTTCTGCGCGGGGGCCTACCTCTTCGCCATCACCACCACGGCCCACAAGGAGGAGCGCTTCCTCTACCCGGCACTGGTGCTGCTGACCCTGGCCGCCGCTCCAGCCCTGGCCGCCCTGGTGCTCGGCCGCGAGAGTGCCCGCTCGAGGTGGGGGTGGGGCGCGGTGGCCCTGGCCACCACGCTGCTGGCGGGGCACTTCTTCCCGCCGGTGGATCCGCGGGGAGACCAGTTCCGCGCCATCGTGAAGGCCACGCGAGGGGAGGGCGCTCGCGGACTGCTCATCGTCAACGAGGGCCTGTGGGGAGCGGGGGGCTTCTTCTACGTCGGCAAGAACATCCCCTGGTCCACCTGTGACTGGCCCCACGACGCCAACTTCCAGGCGGCCATGAGGGACAGGCGCTTCAACCGCGCCGTCACCTTCGAGGGCCGGGCCCTGGCGGAGCTCCAGGCGGCCGGCTTCCAGGTGGTGGGGCAGGTGGGCCGCGAGACGGTGCTCGCGCGGGACTGA
- the recR gene encoding recombination mediator RecR encodes MTPDPLNRLVAQLAKLPGIGEKTAQRLAFHILRAPGEYAQELSQAIREVKEKVHLCARCFSLTDSELCGFCRDNRRDERTLCVVETFADLMALERTREFKGRYHVLHGVLSPLDGVGPEQLRIKELLTRLGDGHVEEIILATNPDVEGEATALYLTRLLKPMGIRVSRIAQGLPMGGDLEYADQATLAKALSARREL; translated from the coding sequence ATGACTCCTGACCCGCTCAACCGGCTGGTTGCCCAGCTCGCGAAGCTCCCTGGCATCGGGGAGAAGACCGCGCAGCGGCTGGCGTTCCACATCCTCCGCGCTCCCGGCGAGTACGCCCAGGAGCTGTCCCAGGCCATCCGCGAGGTGAAGGAGAAGGTGCACCTGTGTGCCCGCTGCTTCTCCCTCACCGACTCGGAGCTGTGCGGCTTCTGCCGGGACAACCGGCGCGACGAGCGCACGCTGTGCGTGGTGGAGACGTTCGCGGACCTGATGGCCCTGGAGCGCACCCGCGAGTTCAAGGGGCGCTACCACGTGCTGCACGGCGTGCTCTCGCCGCTGGATGGCGTGGGCCCCGAGCAGCTGCGCATCAAGGAGCTGCTCACGCGCCTGGGGGATGGCCATGTCGAGGAGATCATCCTCGCCACCAACCCGGACGTGGAGGGCGAGGCCACCGCGCTCTACCTCACGCGGCTGCTCAAGCCGATGGGCATCCGGGTGAGCCGCATCGCCCAGGGCCTGCCCATGGGCGGAGACCTCGAGTACGCCGACCAGGCCACGCTGGCCAAGGCGCTCAGCGCCCGGCGCGAGCTGTGA
- a CDS encoding DNA polymerase III subunit gamma/tau — translation MAPASSPFGMSRGGPVPVARAPEAPAPTQPVVRVTNVRLPPQPPQPPPPVDDERYFPEEGSPEGCASGECLPDAPPVPAAEPEPEPDSVRPFDVHHAGRAAVPMAAAGRDNPRKPLQDRWRATVDTVRDASGRHAKSLACGRLLWIREGEVAIAYTPKDGFHKTTVAGGAGRTIVEKALSEHFGRPTKLVVQDASENDVQGPGAGLISIAQEDAQERAAYEKSTEGRVRTHPAIRATLKFLGGEIEHIQVYDQPARPVAAPTNDLPDESP, via the coding sequence ATGGCTCCGGCCTCGTCTCCGTTTGGCATGTCCCGGGGCGGCCCCGTGCCCGTCGCGCGCGCACCCGAGGCTCCCGCGCCCACACAGCCCGTGGTGCGTGTGACGAACGTGCGTCTGCCTCCGCAGCCGCCACAGCCCCCTCCTCCCGTCGACGACGAGCGCTACTTCCCCGAGGAGGGCTCCCCCGAGGGCTGTGCCTCCGGTGAGTGCCTGCCGGACGCGCCCCCCGTCCCTGCCGCCGAGCCGGAACCGGAGCCCGACTCCGTCCGGCCCTTCGACGTCCACCACGCGGGGCGCGCCGCGGTCCCCATGGCCGCCGCGGGCCGCGACAACCCCAGGAAGCCGCTCCAGGACCGGTGGCGCGCCACGGTGGACACCGTGCGCGATGCCTCCGGCCGGCACGCCAAGTCGCTCGCCTGCGGCCGCCTGCTGTGGATCCGCGAGGGCGAGGTGGCGATCGCCTACACACCCAAGGACGGCTTCCACAAGACGACCGTGGCCGGAGGGGCCGGGCGCACCATCGTCGAGAAGGCCCTCTCCGAGCACTTCGGCCGTCCCACGAAGCTCGTGGTGCAGGACGCCTCCGAGAACGATGTCCAGGGTCCTGGCGCGGGCCTCATCAGCATCGCCCAGGAGGACGCCCAGGAGCGCGCCGCCTACGAGAAGAGCACCGAGGGCCGTGTGCGCACCCACCCCGCCATCCGCGCCACCCTGAAGTTCCTCGGGGGCGAAATCGAACACATCCAGGTGTACGACCAGCCCGCGCGCCCGGTGGCCGCCCCGACGAACGACCTCCCCGACGAGAGCCCCTGA
- a CDS encoding FecR family protein, with amino-acid sequence MSALCLLLATACGDEEPVPTPAPPPPAAVAQKKPVAVPETKAVELARLVSVTGEARLERGGKQSPAVQGPLSRGDAVETGADGGVTVRFADGRTVEVGPDARFVLEEDSSGVVMAVSRGFVLSRVPADRSRGAAGPQVQLTLLTPFGLTRVGADGSAVKLDVGPDEGRVEVLLGTVEVVAKNGQTLKAEQGQVASVKAEGVTARVLELAPVEVTVHAGKGRAEWRQKGTARWRGVDRDGEALKAGDSVRVRQGTALLKLEGSESTLSLAAGGELVVEDVSRAGSTDEARLDLRKGELGLTLAPGRASRVVLPGLLLESSGEAQLDVRRTGDGFTVDSRAGDVTLVRGGAREPLHAGERATVAGEATAKVEALERAALALPSAEGQQVFQRRLPEVALTWEEAGEVRVEVASDADFKKPVLAGAARNGFVNVTPPARGSLFWRVRRPDGSEVARGSASFGPERSTKGELDRLRNRVPEGPEKTTIFFQDKPPAVTFTCEAVQGAASYKVAVYRSGELRQPVAERSASAPQVPLEAGILNEGSFLWSVTPVAPSGQPLRGGRMNKLELVFDNSVPTLVISSPREGLRAGSRVRVAGVAPVDSKLFVNGRPLTLDSKHRFNTWVVPEGRPPVVVFKLSRPGAPDVYTVRTLK; translated from the coding sequence GTGTCCGCTCTGTGTCTGCTGCTGGCCACCGCCTGCGGAGACGAGGAGCCCGTGCCCACGCCCGCGCCGCCGCCTCCCGCCGCCGTGGCGCAGAAGAAGCCGGTGGCGGTGCCGGAGACGAAGGCCGTGGAGCTGGCGCGGCTGGTGAGCGTGACGGGCGAGGCGCGGCTGGAGCGGGGCGGCAAGCAGTCGCCGGCGGTGCAGGGCCCGTTGTCGCGCGGTGACGCGGTGGAGACGGGCGCGGACGGAGGCGTCACGGTGCGCTTCGCCGACGGGCGCACGGTGGAGGTGGGGCCGGACGCGCGCTTCGTGCTGGAGGAGGACTCGAGCGGCGTGGTGATGGCGGTGTCGCGCGGCTTCGTGCTGTCGCGGGTGCCGGCGGACCGGTCACGGGGGGCCGCGGGCCCCCAGGTGCAGCTCACCCTGCTCACCCCGTTCGGCCTCACCCGCGTGGGCGCGGACGGCAGCGCGGTGAAGCTGGACGTGGGCCCGGACGAGGGCCGCGTGGAAGTGCTGCTGGGCACCGTGGAGGTGGTGGCGAAGAACGGGCAGACGCTGAAGGCCGAGCAGGGCCAGGTGGCGTCGGTGAAGGCCGAGGGGGTGACGGCGCGCGTGCTGGAGTTGGCGCCCGTCGAGGTGACGGTGCACGCCGGGAAGGGCCGCGCCGAGTGGCGTCAGAAGGGCACGGCCCGGTGGCGTGGGGTGGACCGGGATGGCGAGGCGCTCAAGGCGGGTGACAGCGTGCGCGTGCGCCAGGGCACGGCGCTGCTGAAGCTGGAGGGCTCGGAGTCCACGCTCTCGCTGGCCGCGGGCGGTGAGCTGGTGGTGGAGGACGTGTCCCGGGCGGGCTCGACGGACGAGGCGCGGTTGGATCTGCGCAAGGGCGAGCTGGGGCTGACGCTGGCCCCGGGGCGCGCCAGCCGGGTGGTCCTGCCGGGGCTGTTGCTGGAGAGCAGTGGAGAGGCCCAGCTCGACGTGCGGCGCACCGGGGATGGCTTCACGGTGGACTCGCGCGCGGGTGACGTGACGCTGGTGCGCGGTGGGGCTCGCGAGCCGCTGCACGCGGGCGAGCGTGCCACCGTGGCGGGCGAGGCCACCGCGAAGGTCGAGGCCCTGGAGCGGGCTGCGCTCGCACTGCCCTCCGCCGAGGGACAGCAGGTGTTCCAGCGGCGCCTGCCGGAGGTGGCCCTCACGTGGGAGGAGGCGGGCGAGGTGCGGGTGGAGGTGGCCTCGGATGCGGACTTCAAGAAGCCGGTGCTGGCGGGCGCGGCCCGCAACGGCTTCGTCAACGTGACACCTCCGGCGCGGGGCTCGCTGTTCTGGCGGGTGCGGCGGCCGGACGGCTCGGAGGTGGCGCGGGGGAGTGCGTCCTTCGGGCCGGAGCGCTCCACGAAGGGCGAGTTGGATCGGCTGCGCAACCGGGTGCCCGAGGGGCCGGAGAAGACGACCATCTTCTTCCAGGACAAGCCTCCGGCCGTCACCTTCACCTGTGAGGCGGTGCAGGGCGCGGCGTCCTACAAGGTGGCGGTGTACCGGAGCGGCGAGCTGCGTCAGCCCGTGGCGGAGCGGTCCGCCTCCGCGCCGCAGGTGCCGCTCGAGGCCGGTATCCTGAACGAGGGCAGCTTCCTCTGGTCCGTCACCCCGGTGGCCCCGAGTGGCCAGCCGTTGCGTGGCGGGCGGATGAACAAGCTGGAGCTCGTCTTCGACAACTCGGTGCCCACGCTCGTCATCAGCTCACCCCGCGAGGGGCTGCGCGCGGGCTCCCGCGTGCGCGTGGCCGGAGTGGCCCCGGTGGACTCGAAGCTCTTCGTGAACGGGCGGCCGCTGACGCTCGACTCGAAGCACCGGTTCAACACCTGGGTGGTGCCCGAGGGGCGGCCACCCGTCGTTGTATTCAAGCTGTCACGCCCCGGTGCACCGGATGTGTATACGGTGCGCACCCTGAAGTGA
- a CDS encoding YbaB/EbfC family nucleoid-associated protein, whose amino-acid sequence MPGIDLNYFIRQANKLTEKIEQRKKELAEETVEAQAGDGRVTVVANCVQEIKSIKIDKSLVDPNDLGMLEDLVTAGVNAALASSREKMQRELGKISGGVKIPGIT is encoded by the coding sequence ATGCCCGGCATCGACCTGAACTACTTCATCCGTCAGGCCAACAAGCTCACGGAGAAGATCGAACAGCGCAAGAAGGAGCTGGCCGAGGAGACCGTCGAGGCCCAGGCCGGCGACGGCCGCGTCACCGTGGTCGCCAACTGCGTGCAGGAGATCAAGAGCATCAAGATCGACAAGTCCCTCGTGGACCCCAACGACCTGGGCATGCTCGAGGACCTGGTCACCGCCGGCGTCAACGCCGCCCTGGCGAGCAGCCGTGAGAAGATGCAGCGCGAGCTCGGCAAGATCTCGGGCGGCGTGAAGATCCCCGGCATTACTTGA
- the dnaX gene encoding DNA polymerase III subunit gamma/tau encodes MSYLVLARKWRPQTFDDMTGQEHVVRTVANAIKMNRVAHAYLFCGPRGVGKTTAARLLAKALNCEHGPTPEPCGKCQACMEIAAGTSVDVAEIDGASNNGVENVREIRENAKYLPQRDRHKIYIIDEVHMLSGAAFNALLKTLEEPPGHVKFIFATTEAHKLPDTILSRCQRHNFRRISAAVMLQRLKYICEQEKVAISERALSMVVRQSEGGMRDALSLLDQIFSACGPEPKDEDIADALGTIDRTVVQDFAEALVRKDARRVLERVEEVFNRGTDLKRLTEELALQLRHLFVAKTLGEAPAELAESERNALTALAKDADPAQISRLFDVVHGCVWEVSRAAHPRLALEMALLKAIQLSPAGSIPELLARVDRLASGLGPEDARKVAAGAPGGRPGPANFRSH; translated from the coding sequence ATGAGCTACCTCGTCCTCGCCCGTAAATGGCGCCCGCAGACCTTCGACGACATGACCGGCCAGGAGCACGTGGTCCGGACGGTCGCCAACGCCATCAAGATGAACCGGGTGGCGCACGCCTACCTGTTCTGCGGCCCGCGAGGTGTGGGCAAGACGACCGCCGCCCGCCTGCTCGCCAAGGCCCTCAACTGTGAGCACGGGCCCACCCCCGAGCCCTGTGGCAAGTGCCAGGCGTGCATGGAGATCGCCGCGGGCACCTCGGTGGACGTGGCGGAGATCGACGGTGCCTCCAACAACGGCGTGGAGAACGTCCGCGAGATCCGCGAGAACGCCAAGTACCTGCCGCAGCGCGACCGGCACAAGATCTACATCATCGACGAGGTCCACATGCTCTCGGGAGCCGCGTTCAACGCGCTCCTGAAGACGCTCGAGGAGCCGCCCGGCCACGTGAAGTTCATCTTCGCGACCACCGAGGCCCACAAGCTCCCGGACACCATCCTCTCGCGCTGCCAGCGCCACAACTTCCGCCGCATCTCCGCCGCGGTGATGCTCCAGCGGCTCAAGTACATCTGCGAGCAGGAGAAGGTCGCCATCTCCGAGCGCGCGCTCTCCATGGTGGTGCGCCAGTCCGAGGGCGGCATGCGCGACGCGCTCAGCCTCCTGGATCAGATCTTCTCCGCCTGTGGCCCCGAGCCCAAGGACGAGGACATCGCCGACGCGCTGGGGACCATCGATCGCACGGTGGTGCAGGACTTCGCCGAGGCGCTGGTGCGCAAGGACGCCAGGCGCGTGCTCGAGCGCGTGGAGGAGGTCTTCAACCGCGGCACGGACCTCAAGCGCCTCACCGAGGAGCTCGCGCTGCAGCTGCGCCACCTCTTCGTCGCCAAGACACTGGGCGAGGCCCCCGCGGAGCTCGCCGAGTCCGAGCGCAACGCACTCACCGCGCTGGCCAAGGACGCGGACCCGGCGCAGATCTCCCGCCTCTTCGACGTGGTGCACGGGTGCGTGTGGGAGGTGTCTCGCGCGGCCCATCCCCGGCTCGCGCTGGAGATGGCGCTGCTCAAGGCCATCCAGCTCTCGCCGGCCGGCTCCATCCCGGAGCTGCTCGCTCGGGTGGATCGTCTCGCCTCCGGACTCGGTCCCGAGGACGCGCGCAAGGTAGCTGCTGGGGCGCCCGGAGGTCGCCCCGGTCCCGCCAACTTTCGCTCCCACTGA
- a CDS encoding MSCRAMM family protein codes for MSAERASVRLRYGLAFREGAQEAGPAVTYSGMTPNDVALGLSAFGEGWLGGWASVQREGFSLSLGSDSVTGGALVRASVGPAARVFLGPVRAELSAGYGFAQLPVFSSSTGQVQLVPTARHAALVGARVVVPLPWRLRAEVRGELPVALGSTSNGFAASGALLVPVLRRGEWGGALVLEYQYVRDALTTADGVVSRQSLSRAGVAFELSLGGAEAEARPETGELVLTVVDADTGLPLPEARVVLTAGGVEQAPRVAGVDGRLTDVPLPPGEVLARVSAGGYLPAEERVTVTAGERVERVVRARPEPRVGTLRVKVVDARSGKPLPGAAVSVGTTELRTDATGQVRVEGLGPGPLEVKVSAEGFRTAQEAVAIAAGTETELPVSLVFGRQGALATLSGQVRSVRKGKPLQALLVIPEAKIRRRTDARGTFQVQLKQGRYRLVFSAPGHLPQTKVVTVRDGEQAIFNVDLFPKSR; via the coding sequence GTGTCCGCGGAGCGGGCCTCGGTGCGGTTGCGCTACGGGCTGGCCTTCCGGGAGGGGGCCCAGGAGGCGGGGCCGGCGGTGACGTACTCGGGCATGACGCCCAATGACGTGGCGCTGGGGCTCTCCGCGTTCGGCGAGGGCTGGCTGGGAGGCTGGGCCAGCGTGCAGCGCGAGGGCTTCAGCCTCTCGCTGGGCTCGGACTCCGTGACGGGGGGCGCGCTGGTGAGGGCCTCGGTGGGGCCGGCGGCGCGCGTCTTCCTGGGGCCGGTGCGCGCCGAGCTGAGCGCCGGTTACGGCTTCGCGCAACTGCCGGTCTTCTCCTCCAGTACGGGACAGGTGCAACTCGTCCCCACGGCGCGCCATGCCGCGCTGGTGGGGGCCCGGGTGGTGGTGCCGCTGCCCTGGCGCCTGCGCGCGGAGGTGCGCGGGGAGCTGCCCGTGGCCCTCGGCTCCACGTCGAATGGCTTCGCGGCCAGCGGGGCGCTGCTCGTCCCGGTGCTGCGGCGGGGGGAGTGGGGTGGGGCGCTGGTGCTGGAGTACCAGTACGTGCGCGACGCGCTGACGACGGCGGACGGGGTGGTGTCACGGCAGTCCCTCAGCCGCGCGGGCGTGGCATTCGAGCTCTCCCTGGGTGGTGCGGAGGCCGAGGCGCGGCCGGAGACGGGCGAGCTCGTCCTGACGGTGGTGGACGCGGACACCGGCCTGCCGCTGCCCGAGGCCCGGGTGGTGCTGACGGCGGGGGGCGTGGAGCAGGCGCCCCGGGTGGCCGGCGTGGACGGGCGGTTGACGGACGTGCCGCTGCCGCCGGGAGAGGTGCTCGCGCGGGTGAGCGCCGGGGGCTACCTGCCCGCGGAGGAGCGCGTCACCGTGACGGCTGGCGAGCGCGTGGAGCGGGTGGTGCGGGCGCGTCCGGAGCCGCGCGTGGGCACCCTGCGGGTGAAGGTGGTGGATGCGCGCAGCGGAAAACCCCTGCCGGGCGCGGCCGTGTCCGTGGGCACCACCGAGCTGCGCACCGACGCGACGGGTCAGGTTCGCGTGGAGGGGCTCGGGCCAGGGCCCTTGGAGGTGAAAGTATCCGCCGAGGGCTTCCGGACGGCGCAGGAGGCGGTGGCCATCGCGGCGGGGACGGAGACGGAGCTGCCCGTCTCGTTGGTGTTCGGGCGGCAGGGAGCGCTCGCCACCTTGTCTGGCCAGGTTCGCAGCGTGCGGAAGGGCAAGCCCCTGCAAGCCCTGCTGGTCATCCCCGAGGCGAAGATCCGCCGCCGTACGGACGCCCGGGGGACTTTCCAGGTCCAGCTCAAGCAGGGTAGGTATCGACTCGTCTTCTCCGCTCCCGGGCATCTGCCCCAGACCAAGGTCGTCACCGTCCGCGACGGCGAACAAGCCATCTTCAACGTCGATCTCTTCCCCAAATCCCGGTGA
- the tadA gene encoding tRNA adenosine(34) deaminase TadA — MSLDEAFMQQALALAREAAGLGEVPVGAVAVHDGKVIGVGFNRREIDRNPLAHAEIFALDAAAKALGAWRLTGVTLYVTLEPCAMCAGALVQSRVTRLVFGTMDPKAGAVGSLYNLAEEPRHNHRLQVMSGILADDSRQMLKDFFERLREKKRDK, encoded by the coding sequence ATGAGTCTGGACGAAGCTTTCATGCAGCAGGCACTCGCGCTCGCGCGGGAAGCCGCTGGACTCGGGGAAGTCCCTGTGGGTGCGGTAGCCGTACACGATGGCAAGGTCATCGGCGTCGGCTTCAATCGCAGGGAAATCGACCGGAATCCCCTGGCCCACGCGGAGATCTTCGCGCTGGACGCAGCAGCCAAGGCGCTAGGAGCATGGCGGCTCACGGGTGTCACCCTGTATGTGACGCTGGAGCCGTGTGCCATGTGCGCCGGAGCGCTGGTCCAGTCGAGGGTCACGCGGCTGGTTTTCGGAACGATGGACCCGAAAGCCGGAGCCGTTGGCTCGCTCTACAACCTCGCCGAGGAGCCCCGGCACAACCACCGGCTCCAGGTGATGAGTGGAATATTGGCGGACGACAGCCGCCAGATGCTGAAGGATTTCTTCGAGCGACTGCGCGAGAAGAAACGCGACAAGTGA
- a CDS encoding protein kinase domain-containing protein: MTTPDAGKVAGGSPDAQLRAYGQYVLVRKLAEGGMAEIFLAKRVGADGFERNVVIKRMLAHLSGMPEFVEMFRDEARLAAKLSHPNIVQIQDLGFTDGCYYICMEYLPGEDFSTTVRTASFRGEYVPVPLVMRVLADAARGLHYAHEFADETGRRLNIVHRDISPSNLYVTYEGQVKVLDFGISKYESRQAQTRTGVVKGKYIYMAPEQARGAQVDRRADVFALGVSLYEALTHVRPFARDNDLAVLSALLDGDFQPPRELRPDLSPELEMVVLRAMAYDPEERYPTAAEFADDLEHLLSKEPQRTTGSELAAYLRGSFGEERYGEKTRIPTLTTLKESGLSIPETVAGSSMRLSGTMPSVSSETRTGVVPPPPGTNGAMAGSSRWRGVVAGVVAGCLLLAGGAFVVGRRFGTAPAEPVAQLPQPVVQAAPPPTPVSPPAPTQPAPASPEAALPGSVVAAVAEAAPSAQVPPAQTALAAAPESTEAPPAEQAEPPAAKAPSRTQKRVTLEAADIQKVVSRNRARIMSCFEQFKRDLPSDEGNVQVRFTIFSSGKADAATQGPLATRPVGKCLEKQVERLRFPAHRDKEVTVVLPFGYRVTR; encoded by the coding sequence ATGACGACGCCCGACGCTGGAAAGGTAGCTGGAGGCAGCCCCGACGCTCAGCTCCGGGCCTATGGCCAGTACGTGCTGGTGCGCAAGCTGGCCGAGGGCGGCATGGCGGAGATCTTCCTCGCCAAGCGGGTCGGCGCGGACGGCTTCGAGCGCAACGTCGTCATCAAGCGGATGCTCGCCCATCTCTCGGGCATGCCCGAGTTCGTGGAGATGTTCCGCGACGAGGCCCGGCTGGCGGCGAAGCTGTCGCATCCGAACATCGTGCAGATCCAGGACCTGGGCTTCACGGACGGCTGCTACTACATCTGCATGGAGTACCTGCCGGGGGAGGACTTCTCCACCACGGTGCGCACGGCGAGCTTCCGGGGCGAGTACGTGCCGGTGCCGCTGGTGATGCGCGTGCTCGCGGACGCGGCGCGGGGCCTGCACTACGCCCACGAGTTCGCCGACGAGACGGGCCGGCGGCTGAACATCGTCCACCGCGACATCTCGCCCTCGAACCTGTACGTGACGTACGAGGGCCAGGTGAAGGTGCTGGACTTCGGCATCTCCAAGTACGAGTCGCGTCAGGCCCAGACGCGCACCGGCGTGGTGAAGGGCAAGTACATCTACATGGCGCCGGAGCAGGCGCGGGGCGCCCAGGTGGACCGGCGCGCGGACGTCTTCGCCCTGGGCGTGAGCCTCTACGAGGCGCTCACCCATGTGCGGCCCTTCGCCCGGGACAACGACCTGGCGGTGCTCAGCGCGCTGTTGGATGGCGACTTCCAGCCGCCCCGCGAGCTGCGGCCGGACCTGTCCCCGGAGCTGGAGATGGTGGTGCTCCGGGCGATGGCCTACGACCCCGAGGAGCGCTACCCCACCGCCGCGGAGTTCGCGGACGACCTGGAGCACCTCCTGTCGAAGGAGCCCCAGCGGACGACGGGCTCCGAGCTGGCCGCGTACCTGCGCGGCAGCTTCGGCGAGGAGCGCTACGGGGAGAAGACGCGCATCCCGACCCTCACGACGCTGAAGGAGTCCGGGCTCTCCATACCGGAGACGGTCGCCGGGTCCTCGATGCGGCTGTCGGGCACCATGCCGAGCGTCTCTTCCGAGACGCGGACGGGCGTCGTTCCTCCCCCGCCCGGCACGAACGGGGCGATGGCGGGCTCCTCGCGCTGGCGTGGCGTCGTCGCGGGCGTCGTGGCGGGCTGCCTGCTGCTGGCGGGTGGGGCGTTCGTGGTGGGGCGTCGGTTCGGGACGGCTCCCGCGGAGCCGGTGGCTCAGCTGCCTCAGCCCGTGGTCCAGGCCGCTCCGCCCCCGACGCCCGTGTCTCCGCCGGCCCCCACGCAGCCCGCTCCGGCGTCACCGGAAGCCGCGCTCCCGGGGAGTGTCGTGGCCGCCGTCGCCGAGGCCGCGCCTTCCGCCCAGGTTCCGCCCGCCCAGACGGCGCTGGCCGCCGCGCCGGAGTCCACCGAGGCTCCTCCCGCCGAGCAGGCCGAGCCACCCGCGGCGAAGGCGCCGTCGCGGACGCAGAAGCGCGTGACGCTGGAGGCCGCGGACATCCAGAAGGTGGTGTCGCGCAACCGGGCGCGCATCATGTCGTGCTTCGAGCAGTTCAAGCGCGACCTGCCCTCGGACGAGGGCAACGTGCAGGTGCGCTTCACCATCTTCTCCTCGGGCAAGGCGGACGCGGCCACGCAGGGGCCGCTGGCGACGCGGCCCGTGGGCAAGTGCCTGGAGAAGCAGGTGGAGCGCCTGCGCTTCCCCGCGCACCGGGACAAGGAAGTGACGGTGGTGCTGCCCTTCGGCTACCGCGTGACGCGGTAG